The nucleotide sequence GTTTATGTTCAATCATAATGCATTTGTCCATAACAACTTTAATTCCATTTCTCTCTGCTAATTTTGCGGCTTCTTCGTTTCTTATACCAACTTGCATCCAGACCACTCTGGGTTTTATCTTAATAGCCTCTTTCGCTATTTGTAAACATTCTTCACTCGGTCTGAAAATGTCTACCATATCAACAGGTTCTTCAATTTCAGAAAGAATTTTGCAGGTCTTTTCCCCTAAAATCTCATCTGCGAATGGATTCACAGGAATAATTTTATAACCATGCTCTTTAAGATATTTTGGAACTTTGTGCGCATCCTTTTCCAGGTCTCTCGAACATCCAACCACTGCTATTGTTTTGGATTCTCTTAAAATTTTTTTGATTTCTTTATCATTCATCATGTTCACACCTTATTTTTGCTTGTAATCAGAATAAGATCCTCCTCTAATTTTTGAATAATTGTATCTCTAAATCCAAGGTTTTCTATCAGATTGTGAATTTGCTCTTTTACAAATTTGTGGCATTTACTCTTTCTCTTTTTGATGATGTATTCCACAATTATAACCCTTCCATCAGGCTTCAAAACACGCTTTGCTTCTTTTAGCACAATTTCGGGTTTGTTCATGTGATGCAATGTATAAACTAAGGTTATACCATCAAATTCACTGTTCTTGAATATCTTCATGTTACGAGCATCTCCCTTGATACACTCAATTAAGTTGCACACATCAAATTTTTTACATCGATCATGTGCTTTTGTAAATCCTTCTGTTGAAATGTCAAGACCTACAATCTTCCTGTTCAGTTTCTTAGCTAAACAGCTAACCAGGAAACCATCTCCACAACCAATATCAAGAATGTTGACCACACCATTTAATTTTCTTGAAATAATCTCACATAATTTTTTATCGTTCATTTCAATGCCTTCAGAATTGCTTCCTTGTTGAAACCAACAATAATCGTTCCGTTTATGTCGATAACAGGAACCCCCATCTGCCCTGATTTTTCAACCATTTCGTGAGCGGCTTTTTGATTGAATTCGACACCTACCTCTTCAAATTTCACATCTCTCTGTTTCAGAAAATCTTTGGCCATATGGCAATATGGACAGGAGGATGTTGTGTAAATTTTAATTTTTGCTTATTCATTCTATTAAGCATTTCAGCAATTTTCTTTTTTCTTATAATCTCTAGTTCATCGTTCATTTTATCGCCTTTTCCAACTCTTTTATCACTTCGTTTTTAGACATGAAACCG is from Acidobacteriota bacterium and encodes:
- a CDS encoding CoA-binding protein, whose protein sequence is MMNDKEIKKILRESKTIAVVGCSRDLEKDAHKVPKYLKEHGYKIIPVNPFADEILGEKTCKILSEIEEPVDMVDIFRPSEECLQIAKEAIKIKPRVVWMQVGIRNEEAAKLAERNGIKVVMDKCIMIEHKRLIK
- a CDS encoding class I SAM-dependent methyltransferase, whose product is MNDKKLCEIISRKLNGVVNILDIGCGDGFLVSCLAKKLNRKIVGLDISTEGFTKAHDRCKKFDVCNLIECIKGDARNMKIFKNSEFDGITLVYTLHHMNKPEIVLKEAKRVLKPDGRVIIVEYIIKKRKSKCHKFVKEQIHNLIENLGFRDTIIQKLEEDLILITSKNKV
- a CDS encoding glutaredoxin domain-containing protein; the protein is MAKDFLKQRDVKFEEVGVEFNQKAAHEMVEKSGQMGVPVIDINGTIIVGFNKEAILKALK